A stretch of Camelina sativa cultivar DH55 chromosome 18, Cs, whole genome shotgun sequence DNA encodes these proteins:
- the LOC104760892 gene encoding vitellogenin-2-like translates to MVEVKDQDMGDGMQCINHPFTKNPGGICAFCLQEKLGKLVTSSFPLPKHLASSSSSSSPSFRSDSVGSTTTASASNLSASLSLSVSGARNVANNNNKLPFLLAKKKKKMLTTASSSSTTANIVYKRSQSTRTTKTSYGDSDLSPRKRNGFWSFLHLYSSKHHSSSKKVGSFNQPTSQNETKTELTESTTVGSSSSSSASSSMSKRAWNGVGGSSSNRNGIDVIVEEDGSPNIEVTPSERKVSRSRSVGCGSRSFSGDFFERITNGFGDCTLRRVESQREGNNNKAKVSNSSSSSNPSNGVREMVRCGGIFGGFMIMTSSSSSSSSSSWVSSSSAEHHHQHQHHHNHNMGHGGGRNRSWGWAFASPMRAFTSSSSGKRGRTISDSTTSKNATPNLGAIPSLLAVSS, encoded by the coding sequence ATGGTAGAAGTGAAAGATCAAGACATGGGTGATGGGATGCAATGTATAAACCATCCATTTACTAAAAACCCAGGTGGGATCTGTGCTTTTTGTCTCCAAGAAAAACTTGGGAAGCTCGTAACTTCATCTTTCCCACTCCCTAAACACCTcgcttcctcttcctcttcttcatctccttccttcagaTCTGACTCTGTAGGTAGCACAACCACTGCCTCCGCCTCAAATCTttcagcttctctctctctttccgtTTCTGGAGCTAGAAATGtcgcaaacaacaacaacaagcttcCGTTTTTGCtggctaagaagaagaagaagatgcttacaacagcttcttcctcctccactACGGCGAATATTGTCTACAAGAGAAGTCAATCAACGAGGACGACGAAGACATCGTACGGAGATTCAGATTTGAGCCCTCGAAAGAGGAATGGGTTTTGGtcttttcttcatctctacTCTTCAAAACACCATAGTAGCAGCAAAAAAGTTGGAAGCTTTAACCAACCCACAAGCCAGAACGAAACTAAAACAGAGTTGACAGAGTCTACGACAGTGggatcttcgtcttcttcctcagcttcttcttcaatgtcAAAGAGAGCATGGAATGGAGTTGGTGGGAGTAGTAGTAACAGAAACGGCATTGATGTGATTGTAGAAGAAGATGGGAGCCCTAACATTGAAGTCACACCAAGTGAGAGGAAAGTGTCAAGATCTAGATCTGTTGGTTGTGGAAGCAGAAGCTTCTCTGGTGATTTCTTCGAGAGGATTACAAATGGGTTTGGAGATTGTACTTTGAGAAGAGTTGAGTCACAGAGAGAAGGTAATAATAACAAAGCCAAGGTTAGtaacagtagtagtagtagtaaccCTAGTAATGGTGTGAGGGAGATGGTGAGATGTGGTGGGATCTTTGGTGGGTTTATGATAAtgacatcatcatcttcttcttcatcttcatcatcatgggtatcatcatcatctgctgAACATCATCACCAACATCAACACCATCATAATCATAACATGGGTCATGGTGGAGGAAGGAACAGAAGCTGGGGTTGGGCATTTGCAAGTCCAATGAGagctttcacttcttcttcctccggtAAAAGAGGTCGTACAATTTCAGATTCTACAACAAGCAAGAACGCAACTCCAAACTTGGGTGCAATCCCTTCTTTGTTAGCCGTGAGTAGCTGA